The nucleotide sequence CGCCGCCTGGTGCTGGACGAGCGGGTGGACCTGGTGATCGGGTACATCTCCAGCGCGGACTGCCTGGCGGTCGCACCGGTCGCCGAGGAGCTGCGCGCGCTGCTCGTGATGTTCGACTGCGGCACGAACCAGATCTTCGAAGAGCGCAGCTATCGGTACGTGTTCCGCACGCACGGCCACCAGATCCTGGACAACGTCGGGGCGGCGCGGTACATCTTGCGGATCAAACCCGAGATCGCGTCGATCGCGGGGATCAACCAGAACTACGCGTGGGGGCAGGACTCGTGGCGGGACTTCCGGGACTCGGTGCGCAGACTGAAACCCGACGTACGCGTGATGGGCGAGCACTTCCCGCCTCTGTTCGGCGGTGAGTACTCGGCTCAGATCTCTGCGCTGCTGGGCGCACGGCCGGAGGTCGTGCACACCAGCTTTTGGGGTGGCGACCTCGAGAGCTTCCTCATCCAGCAACTGCCCCGGCGGCTGTACGAGCGCAGCACTCTCGTGTTGACCACCGGGGACACCGTTCTGCCGCGTCTGGGGCGCAACATGATCCCGGGGGTGGTCGTCGGAGCACGCGGGCCGCACGGCGCGCTGGCGCCCAATGTCCCGCTGAACCGGTGGTTCCGGGAGGTGTATGCGCGGCGGTTCAACGTCCGTCCCGTGTACCCCTCGTACCACATGTCTCAGGCGATCTTCGGAGTCAAGACGGCGTACGAGCGGGCGCAGCGGCAGGTGGGAGGATGGCCGACCCGAGAACAGGTCATCGACGCGTTCCGGGGGATCACGTTCGACACTCCCAGCGGTCCGATCCGCATGGCGCTGGGCCGCGGGCACCAGGCGATCGAGCCGGTGGCCTATGGGATCACGAGCCGTTTCAACACCGCCACGGGGGAGTACGATCTGACGCGCGTCGTGGTCTTTCCCGCCGAGTGCGTCAACCCACCGGAGGGGATGACCAGCGCCGACTGGATCGCGCAGGGCTTCCCCGGGGCACGCTGCCCGTAGACGGGTGAGCCGGAGGAGACGGGGCCCGGCGCCCAGATTCCGGTCGAGACGTGGTGGGGCGCTGTGACGACCATCGTCGCGGACGGCTTGGTCTTCGCTTCCTGGCTGTTCCTGGTCTCGGCCGGGCTGACGCTGATCTACGGCGTCCTGCGCATCCTCAACATCGCCCACGGGAGCCTGTACGCGCTGGGTGCGTACGCCGGGGCTTCGCTGGTCATCGTCTACTCCCAGCGCGAGGCGTGGCCGTACGGCACCTTCTTCCTGCTGCCGCTGGCAGCGGTGGTCGTCGGCGCGGTCACGGGCCCGGTGATGGAGCGGGGCGTCCTGCGCTGGATGTACGGCCGGGACCAGGTGTTGCAGCTGCTGGTGACCTTCGCGCTGTTCTTGATCCTGGAAGATGCGGTGAAGCTCATCTGGGGGGTCAGCCCCTACTACGCGTTCCAGCCCTACACGCTGTTGGGCGAAATCCACCTCGCAGACGTCGTCTATCCCGGTTACAGTATGCTGCTGGTCGGGGTGGCCGCCTGCGCGGCGGTGGGGCTGTGGCTGTTCACAAGCCGCAGCCGCCTGGGCCGCCTGGTCGTCGCCGTCATCCACGACCCGGAGATGAGCACCGCGATGGGCGTCAACCTGCCGCGCGTGTACGTGCTGACGTTCTCCCTCGGAGCGTCCCTCGCGGCGCTGGGAGGTGCCTTCACCGCGCCGATGATCTCGGTCGTGCCGGGGATCGCCGTGGAGGTGATCGTGGTCGCCTTCGCGGTCGTGGTCATCGGCGGGCTGGGCAGCCTGGAGGGGGCGGTCGCCGGTGCGTTGCTGATCGGCCTGGTGCGGTCGGCGGCGGTCCATCTGTTCCCGGCGCTGGAACTGTTCGCGATCTACCTGGTGATGGCTGCGGTGTTGCTCGTCCGACCGCACGGGCTGTTCGCCCGCCCCGAGGCGCGGCGCATATGAACGGGCTGGGTCGGGCCCTGCCAGCCGTCCTGCTGTTGGTCTTCGCTGTCCTCGGCTCCGTCCTGCCGGGCTGGCTGGTCTTCGTGTTGACCCTGGCACTCGCAAAGGGGCTGGTGGTGCTGGCGGTCGTCGTGCTCATGCGCGCAGGGCTGGTTTCGTTCGGCCACGGGCTGTTCTTCGCGGGTGCTGCCTACGCTGCGGGATTTGCCACGCGGGCGTGGGAGGTCAAGGAGGCGCTGCTGCTCATCCTGCTGGGCGTGGCGGTGGCGGTCGCCCTGGGAGCGGTCTTCGGGCTGCTCGCAGCACGGTACCGCGAGATCTTCTTCGCGATGCTCAGCTTGGCGTTCTCGATGGTGCTGTACGGAGTGCTCATCAAGGCCTACACGCTCACCGGCGGCAGCGATGGGTTGCGGATTCCCGTTCCGACGATCCTCGGCGTCGTGCCCCAGCTGGAGCAGGCCCGGCTGGCGATCTACTACGTCGCCCTGGCAGCGGTTGCCGTGGCGGTTGCGCTCATCCGGCGCTACTCCGCCGCTCCGCTTGGCTACCTCATGCAGGCGGTGCGCGACAACGAGGTTCGCGTGGGCTACTTGGGCGCGTCCGTGAACCGGGCCATCTATCTGACCTACGTGCTGTCGGCCGCGCTCGGCGGGCTGGGAGGGGTGTTGGTCGCACTCAACGTCGGCCACATCGACCCGAACCTGGCGTACTGGACCACGTCGGGGGAATTCGTCTTCATCGCTCTGCTGGGCGGCACCGAGGGCGTTCTCGCGCCGCTGGCGGGCGCAATCGTCTACGAGCTGTTCAAGAGCTACGCGTTCAAGTACGCACCGTACGCGTGGCAGATGATGATGGGCGGTATCATGCTGGCGATCATCCTGTTCCTGCCGGGCGGGTTGTGGGCGCCGATCGAGCGGGCCCTGCGGAGGACGCGGTGACGCCGGTCTTGGAGGTCACCGACCTCACGATGCGCTTCGGCAGCATCGCCGCGGCCGAGAGCGAGAACGTGACGGTCCACAGCGGGGAATTCGTCGGTATCGTGGGGCCCAACGGCGCGGGCAAGACGACGTTTCTGAACCTCGTCACTGGCTACCTGCGGCCCCAGGCGGGGCGGGTGAAGTTTTGCGGGCGGGACATCCTCGGGTTGCGGCCGGAGGAGATCACGGCCCTGGGAATCGGAAGGTCTTTTCAGATCCCCCAGCTGTTCCTGACGCTGACCGTCCTCGAGAACCTGTTGGTCGCCCTGGCCTGCGCCGAACGGCGCAGCCTCGACTTCTGGCGGCCGTTGTGGCAGACAGACCGAATCCGTGCGGCACAGCAGGTGCTGGGACAGTTCGGCTTGGAGGCCGACGCGGACCGGCCCGCGAGCGAGCTTCCGGAAGGTGGCCGCAAGCTGCTGGACATCGCGCTGGCGTTCGCGTTGCGGCCGACGCTGCTGCTGATGGACGAGCCCACCAGCGGGGTCAGCGCGCAGGAGAAGTTCGCCGTGATGGACAGGCTCGTCGCGGTGCTGCGGGAAGGTTCGGTGACCGCGATCTTCGTCGAGCACGACATGGAGGTCGTCCGCCGCTACGCGGACCGGGTGCTCGTGCTCGACAACGGCCGCATCGTAGCCGAGGGACCACCGGCGCTGGTGCTCGGCGGGGAGGCCGCCCAGCAGGCAGCGAGGCCAGGCTGACGATGTTGTACGTACAGGACCTGCGGGTGAACATCCGACGGTTGGCGATCCTGCGCGGCGTGACCCTCGAGGTGCCTGCGGGGACGATCGTGGCGTTGGTGGGCCGCAACGGCGCCGGGAAAACCACGACCCTGCGCGCCGTCATGGGCTTGGTGCCCGCATCCGGCGGCTCGATCACCCTCGACGGAAGCGACCTGCTGCGGGTGCCGGCGCACGGTCGGGCGGCGCTGGGCATCGGGTACATGCCGGAGGACCGCCGGCTCATCCCCCAACTGACCGTGGAGGAGAACCTCCTCCTGCCGGCCTGGGCGAACCGCATGTCGGACGCCACCGGGCGTCTGCGGGACCTGTACGAACGCATGCCGGCGCTGGCGGCGTTCGCCTCCCGCCGGGCCGGACACCTCAGCGGAGGCCAGCAGAAACTCGTCGCGGCCGCGCGCGCCATGATGACCGCCGACCGTGTTCTGCTGCTGGACGAGCCGTTCGAAGGACTGGCACCGGCGCTCGTGGGCGCGTTAGGCTCGGTGCTGCGGGGGCTGGCGCAGGAGGGTCGTGCCGTGCTGGTGGCAGAGTCCGAACACACCCACGTCGCAGCACTCGCCCACCGGGCACACACGATCGAGCGCGGAGAGACCGTGGGGTGCAGGAGATGGAAGAACACCGGCTGCTGATCGGCGGGCGGTGGGTGTCTGGGGGCTCACTGTCGGAAGTCCGAAACAAATATACCGGCGAGGTGATCGGCGTACTTCCCGTCGCCACCCGCGCCGACGTGGAAGAGGCGGTGGCCGCCGCGCAACGGGCGGCGCCGGCCATGGCCGACTTGCCGGTACACCGCCGTGCCGAAATCTTGGCGAGGGCCGCCGCCTTGATCCGCGAGCGCAGGAAGGAGTTCGCGCGCACGATCGCGGCCGAAGCCGGCAAGGCTCTCAAGTACGCGCGGATCGAGGTGGATCGCGGGATCACGACGTTTGCCATCGCCGCAGAAGAGGCCCGCAGGCTGCACGGCGAGACGGTCCCCCTGGACGCCGTGCCCGCTGGAGAAGGTTACTTCGGGTTCTGGGTGCGCCGGCCCGTGGGGGTGGTGGCGGCCATCACGCCGTTCAACTTCCCCCTCAACCTGGTGGCGCACAAGGTGGCCCCCGCGCTGGCGTCAGGGAACACGGTGGTGCTGAAGCCGGCCAACACGACACCGCTGACGGCCGTCAAGCTGTGCCAGGTGCTCGAAGAGGCGGGTCTGCCGGCGGGTGCGATCAACCTCGTCAACGGGCCGGGCAGTACGGTGGGCGAGTGGCTGGTCACCGATCCCCGCGTGGCAAAGGTGTCGTTCACCGGCAGCCCACCTGTCGGCGAGCGGATCCTCTCGATCGCGGGCATCAAGAAGGTGACGCTGGAGCTCGGGAACACCTCTCCCGTGATCGTCGCACCGGACGCCGACCTGGACTACGTCGCCCGCAGGTGCGCGGTCGGAGCGTACTACAACTCCGGCCAGGTGTGCATTTCGGTGCAGCGCATCTATAGCGAGCGGGCGGCCTACGAACCCTTCGTGGAGCGGTTCGTGCGTGCCAGCGAGGAGATGGTGGTGGGCGACCCGCTGGACGAGCGAGTCGACGTGGGGCCAATGATCGACGTCCGCGAGGCCCAGCGGATCGAGTCCTGGGTCGCCGAGGCGCTGGCGGGTGGGGCGCGTGCCCTCACGGGAGCACGCCGGGAGGGTGCGGTATACGTGCCGACGGTGCTGACCGACGTCCGGCCCGACATGAAGGTCGTCGCTCAGGAGGCGTTTGCGCCCGTGGCGTCGGTGATCGCCTGCGACGACTTCGATGAAGCGCTGCGGCAGGCCGACGCGACCGAGTACGGCTTGCAGGCGGCGGTGTTCACGCGGGACCTGGATCGGGTGTTCCGGGCGATCCGGCGGCTGAACTTCGGCGGGGTGATCGTCAACGACACCCCGGCGTTCCGCGCCGACCACATGCCCTATGGCGGGATCCGGCGCAGCGGCCTGGGCCGTGAGGGCGTGCGGTTCGCGATGGAGGAGATGACGAACATCCAGATGGTCGCGATCCGCTTGGCACCGTAGCGGTCGCGGATCGTCGACGCGCACAGCGGGCGATGCAGACGCGGGCTGCGGTTCTGTACGAGATGGGCCGTCCCAGGCCCTACACGGAGACGCAACCGCTGCGCATCGAAGAAGTGGAGCTCGCAGGCCCTGGCCCGGGCCAGGTGCTGGTCGAAGTCGCCTGCGCCGGGCTGTGCCACTCCGATCTGTCGGTCATCGACGGATCGCGGCCGCGCCCGATGCCGATGGTATTGGGGCACGAGGCGGCCGGCGTAGTCCGAGAGGTCGGGACGGGCGTCCACGACCTCAGCCCCGGCGACCACGTCGTGCTCTCGTTCGTCCCCACCTGCGGCCGCTGCCGCTACTGCGCTGGGGGTCGGCCGGCGCTGTGTGAAGTCGGCAACCGGGCCAACGCCGCCGGCGTCCTGCTGGACGGCACCTGCCGGTTCCGCGACCGGGCCGAGCGCGCCCTGCACCACCACCTGGGGGTGTCGGCGTTCTCCCGTTTCACGGTGGCGGCTCAGGAGTCGCTCGTCCGCATCGACGCTGACGTCCCGTTGGACCGGGCCGCGCTGTTCGGCTGCGCGGTCGTGACCGGCGTGGGCGCAGTCGTCAACACGGCTCGTGTTCAACCCGGTACGGCGGTTGCGGTCTTCGGATTGGGCGGCGTGGGTCTGAGCGCGGTGATGGGCGCCCGCGTGGCGGGAGCGTATCCGATCGTGGCGGTCGACGTTGTGCGCGGCAAGTTGGATCTGGCGCGGCGAGTGGGTGCCACACACGTCGTCGAAGCCCGCGAGGACCCCGTCACCGCGGTCCGGGACCTGACCGGGGGTGGGGCAGACTATGCCTTCGAGAGCGTGGGGAGCGAGCAGGTACTCAGGCAGGCCTACGAGGCCACCCGCCGCGGGGGCACGACGGTGGCGATCGGCCTGCCGGACCCCAGCAGGCCGTTCGTCGTCCCCGCGGTCAGCCTCGTGGCCGAGGAGCGGACGGTAAGGGGATCGTACATGGGCTCGGCCGTTCCGCGCCGCGACATCCCCCGATTCCTCGCCCTCTACCAGGCGGGCCTGCTGCCGGTTGACCTCCTGCTCACCCGCACGATTCCGCTGGACGCCATCAACGACGCGTTCGAGGCACTCGCCCGAGGCGACGCGGTCCGCCAGATCGTCGCCACCTTCTGACCCCATCGGGCCCTCACGGGCCGAGAAGGAGAAAAGTGACGGCGGACAGAATCTATCGATCGTTCGATCGAAAAAGTGTGGGCACCGCCGGCCGTGTCGCACAGACAGACCCAGATCGCGCGAAACAACCACCGGCGCCTGCTCGACGCGGCGGCCCGCCTGTTCCGCGCGAAGGGATACGCCGCCACCGGTATCCGCGACCTGTCACGCGCCCTGCGCATGGAGACCGCCTCCCTGTACCACTACATGGATGGGAAGGAAGGTCTCCTCTACGAGATCGCGCGCCGCAGCCAGGAAGACCTCGCTGCCGCGGTCGCGCCGATCGTGGTCTCGGATCGACCTCCGCTCGAAAAAGTCCGCAGCCTGATGACCACCCACATGACCATCGTCCTCCGCGACCGGGACAAGTACGCGGTCCTGCTGTCGGAGCTGAAGGCGCTGTCGCCGCGTCGGCGGGCCGCGATCGTCCGCCTGCGCGACGCGTACGAACGGATGGTGGACCACGTCCTGGCTGAGGGGCAGGGCTGCGGCGTGCTGCGGACCGACGTCCCGGTCCGCTACCTGCGGCTGGCGCTGCTGAACCTGCTGAACTGGTCCATCTACTGGTATCGGCCGAACGGGCCCCTGACCCCGGAGGCGCTGGCCGCCGTGCTGAGCGCGGTGTTCCTGGACGGCGCCCGCGCGCGCAGGTCGGTTCGGCGTTCCTTGACCGGCACCAGTACGTCAGGGAAATAGATGCGGACGCCGCTGTCGCCGCTGCAGTTCTTCCGTCGGGCGGCGGGGATCTACCATGATCGGCTGGCCGTCGTGGACGGGGGCGCACGTTTCTCGTACCGACAGTTTTGTGAGCGCTGTCTGCGGCTGGCGGCGGGCCTGAGAATCCGCGGTTTGAGACGTGGCGACCGCGCGGCCGTACTGGCACCCAACACGCACCGGGCCCTTGAGTGCTACTATGCCGTTCCCCTGGCGGGCGGCGTACTGGTACCGCTCAACACCCGGCTCAGTCCGGATGACTACGCTTACATCCTCGGCCACTCCGGCGCCCGGCTGCTGCTGGCCGATCCTGGATTTGCCTCCACCGCCGCGGCTCTCGGAGAGCAGATTCCGTCGCTGGACGTGGTGTTGCTGGGGGAGGGCAAACCGAACTCTTCGGAAGCGGTCCTGGCGTCTGTGGGCGCGGAGGTCGCACGGGAGATCGTGGGTGAACTCGAGGGTCTGGACGAAGAGTCGCCGATCAGCTTGAACTACACGAGCGGCACGACCGCCCACCCCAAGGGTGTGGTGCTGACCCACCGAAACACCGCGCTGAACGTGGTCAACTTCGTCGTGCACGGGCGCCTGGCTGCAGACGACGTGTACCTGCACACGCTGCCGATGTTCCACGTCAACGGATGGGGCGGCGTGTGGGCCGTGACCGCGGTCGGGGCGACGCACGTCTGCCTCCCGAAGCCAGATCCGGCGGAGGTCGTACGGTCGATCGACGAGCACGGAGTGACGATGGCCTGTTCGGCGCCCACCGTGCTGGTGATGCTCGGCAGCCATTTGTCCACGCAGAACTGGAGACCGCGTCGGCCGCTGCGCTGGTACGTGGGAGGTGCCCCGCCGCCGCCGGCCCTGATCGCGCGGATCGAAGACGCGCTGGGCATCGAGCTCGTGCACGTCTACGGGTTGACCGAGACCGGCCCGTGGCTGACGGTCTGCGAGTGGAGGCAGGAGTGGAACAGCCGGTCGCCGGAGATCCGCGCGGCCATCAAGGCCCGTCAGGGAATCGGGCAGCTGCTTTGCGGTGAGGTGCGGGTCGTGCGGGCCGACCTCACTCCGGTGGCGGCGGACGGACGCGAAGTCGGCGAGATCGTGGTCCGCGGCCCGACGGTGATGGCCGGCTACTACAACGATCCCGAGGCCACCCGGGAGGCGTTCGCCGGTGGATGGTTCCATACCGGGGACCTCGCGGTGCTGCATCCCGAGGGCTACATCCAGATCGTCGACCGAAAGAAGGACATGATCATCAGCGGCGGGGAGAACATCTCGTCGGTGGAGGTCGAAAGCGTACTGTATCAGCACCCGGCCGTGCTGGAGGCGGCCGTGGTGGCCGCACCGGATCCGAAGTGGGGCGAAGTGCCGCGGGCGTTCGTGGTCCTGCGCCCAGGCGCGCATGTGACCGCCGACGATCTGATCGCCTTCTGCCGCGACCGGATAGCCCACTTCAAAGCGCCGAAGATCGTCGAGTTCGTCGACGCGTTGCCCAGGACTGCGACGGGAAAGATCCAGAAGTATGTGCTGCGAACCTCGACGACTGCGGGGAAGACCTAATGCTGCGCTCTCCCGAGGAGTTCCTGGCAAGCCTGCGCGACGGCCGACGCGTAGTCTATCGGGGCCGGCTCGTCGACGACGTGACGGCTCACCCGCACCTGGGCAAAGGTGCCCGCCACGTGGCCGTGGACTTCCGGTTGGCACACGCACATCCTCACGACGACCGGTTCACAGTGGCCGACGAGGGGACGGGCGACCGGGTGAGCCGCTACTTTCACGTCCCGCGCGACGGAACGTCCCTGTTGCGGCGGCGCGATCTGATCGAGGCCGTCACCCGTGCAGCACGGTCGTTCGTGCCGCTCATCAAGGAGATCGGCACCGACGCGCTCTTCGCCCTCATGATCGTGACCGCTCAGCTCGATCGCGACCTTCGGACGAACTTCCGTTCCCGCGTGGACGCCTTCTACCGGCACTGCCGGGATGGCGATCTGGCGATGGC is from Armatimonadota bacterium and encodes:
- a CDS encoding ABC transporter substrate-binding protein encodes the protein MRQRNVHTSVARRVAGIAAAAALAVAVGAPGGTAGAGPARPAEVKIGIVTFLSGPAAAPFGIPARNAAEVLIDEINAGRAPAPYNQRGIAGVPIRVVYVDEAGGADRQVAEFRRLVLDERVDLVIGYISSADCLAVAPVAEELRALLVMFDCGTNQIFEERSYRYVFRTHGHQILDNVGAARYILRIKPEIASIAGINQNYAWGQDSWRDFRDSVRRLKPDVRVMGEHFPPLFGGEYSAQISALLGARPEVVHTSFWGGDLESFLIQQLPRRLYERSTLVLTTGDTVLPRLGRNMIPGVVVGARGPHGALAPNVPLNRWFREVYARRFNVRPVYPSYHMSQAIFGVKTAYERAQRQVGGWPTREQVIDAFRGITFDTPSGPIRMALGRGHQAIEPVAYGITSRFNTATGEYDLTRVVVFPAECVNPPEGMTSADWIAQGFPGARCP
- a CDS encoding branched-chain amino acid ABC transporter permease; the protein is MTTIVADGLVFASWLFLVSAGLTLIYGVLRILNIAHGSLYALGAYAGASLVIVYSQREAWPYGTFFLLPLAAVVVGAVTGPVMERGVLRWMYGRDQVLQLLVTFALFLILEDAVKLIWGVSPYYAFQPYTLLGEIHLADVVYPGYSMLLVGVAACAAVGLWLFTSRSRLGRLVVAVIHDPEMSTAMGVNLPRVYVLTFSLGASLAALGGAFTAPMISVVPGIAVEVIVVAFAVVVIGGLGSLEGAVAGALLIGLVRSAAVHLFPALELFAIYLVMAAVLLVRPHGLFARPEARRI
- a CDS encoding branched-chain amino acid ABC transporter permease, with the protein product MNGLGRALPAVLLLVFAVLGSVLPGWLVFVLTLALAKGLVVLAVVVLMRAGLVSFGHGLFFAGAAYAAGFATRAWEVKEALLLILLGVAVAVALGAVFGLLAARYREIFFAMLSLAFSMVLYGVLIKAYTLTGGSDGLRIPVPTILGVVPQLEQARLAIYYVALAAVAVAVALIRRYSAAPLGYLMQAVRDNEVRVGYLGASVNRAIYLTYVLSAALGGLGGVLVALNVGHIDPNLAYWTTSGEFVFIALLGGTEGVLAPLAGAIVYELFKSYAFKYAPYAWQMMMGGIMLAIILFLPGGLWAPIERALRRTR
- a CDS encoding ABC transporter ATP-binding protein, whose protein sequence is MTPVLEVTDLTMRFGSIAAAESENVTVHSGEFVGIVGPNGAGKTTFLNLVTGYLRPQAGRVKFCGRDILGLRPEEITALGIGRSFQIPQLFLTLTVLENLLVALACAERRSLDFWRPLWQTDRIRAAQQVLGQFGLEADADRPASELPEGGRKLLDIALAFALRPTLLLMDEPTSGVSAQEKFAVMDRLVAVLREGSVTAIFVEHDMEVVRRYADRVLVLDNGRIVAEGPPALVLGGEAAQQAARPG
- a CDS encoding ATP-binding cassette domain-containing protein: MLYVQDLRVNIRRLAILRGVTLEVPAGTIVALVGRNGAGKTTTLRAVMGLVPASGGSITLDGSDLLRVPAHGRAALGIGYMPEDRRLIPQLTVEENLLLPAWANRMSDATGRLRDLYERMPALAAFASRRAGHLSGGQQKLVAAARAMMTADRVLLLDEPFEGLAPALVGALGSVLRGLAQEGRAVLVAESEHTHVAALAHRAHTIERGETVGCRRWKNTGC
- a CDS encoding aldehyde dehydrogenase family protein; protein product: MEEHRLLIGGRWVSGGSLSEVRNKYTGEVIGVLPVATRADVEEAVAAAQRAAPAMADLPVHRRAEILARAAALIRERRKEFARTIAAEAGKALKYARIEVDRGITTFAIAAEEARRLHGETVPLDAVPAGEGYFGFWVRRPVGVVAAITPFNFPLNLVAHKVAPALASGNTVVLKPANTTPLTAVKLCQVLEEAGLPAGAINLVNGPGSTVGEWLVTDPRVAKVSFTGSPPVGERILSIAGIKKVTLELGNTSPVIVAPDADLDYVARRCAVGAYYNSGQVCISVQRIYSERAAYEPFVERFVRASEEMVVGDPLDERVDVGPMIDVREAQRIESWVAEALAGGARALTGARREGAVYVPTVLTDVRPDMKVVAQEAFAPVASVIACDDFDEALRQADATEYGLQAAVFTRDLDRVFRAIRRLNFGGVIVNDTPAFRADHMPYGGIRRSGLGREGVRFAMEEMTNIQMVAIRLAP
- a CDS encoding zinc-dependent alcohol dehydrogenase family protein; the encoded protein is MQTRAAVLYEMGRPRPYTETQPLRIEEVELAGPGPGQVLVEVACAGLCHSDLSVIDGSRPRPMPMVLGHEAAGVVREVGTGVHDLSPGDHVVLSFVPTCGRCRYCAGGRPALCEVGNRANAAGVLLDGTCRFRDRAERALHHHLGVSAFSRFTVAAQESLVRIDADVPLDRAALFGCAVVTGVGAVVNTARVQPGTAVAVFGLGGVGLSAVMGARVAGAYPIVAVDVVRGKLDLARRVGATHVVEAREDPVTAVRDLTGGGADYAFESVGSEQVLRQAYEATRRGGTTVAIGLPDPSRPFVVPAVSLVAEERTVRGSYMGSAVPRRDIPRFLALYQAGLLPVDLLLTRTIPLDAINDAFEALARGDAVRQIVATF
- a CDS encoding TetR/AcrR family transcriptional regulator, translating into MSHRQTQIARNNHRRLLDAAARLFRAKGYAATGIRDLSRALRMETASLYHYMDGKEGLLYEIARRSQEDLAAAVAPIVVSDRPPLEKVRSLMTTHMTIVLRDRDKYAVLLSELKALSPRRRAAIVRLRDAYERMVDHVLAEGQGCGVLRTDVPVRYLRLALLNLLNWSIYWYRPNGPLTPEALAAVLSAVFLDGARARRSVRRSLTGTSTSGK
- a CDS encoding long-chain-fatty-acid--CoA ligase; protein product: MRTPLSPLQFFRRAAGIYHDRLAVVDGGARFSYRQFCERCLRLAAGLRIRGLRRGDRAAVLAPNTHRALECYYAVPLAGGVLVPLNTRLSPDDYAYILGHSGARLLLADPGFASTAAALGEQIPSLDVVLLGEGKPNSSEAVLASVGAEVAREIVGELEGLDEESPISLNYTSGTTAHPKGVVLTHRNTALNVVNFVVHGRLAADDVYLHTLPMFHVNGWGGVWAVTAVGATHVCLPKPDPAEVVRSIDEHGVTMACSAPTVLVMLGSHLSTQNWRPRRPLRWYVGGAPPPPALIARIEDALGIELVHVYGLTETGPWLTVCEWRQEWNSRSPEIRAAIKARQGIGQLLCGEVRVVRADLTPVAADGREVGEIVVRGPTVMAGYYNDPEATREAFAGGWFHTGDLAVLHPEGYIQIVDRKKDMIISGGENISSVEVESVLYQHPAVLEAAVVAAPDPKWGEVPRAFVVLRPGAHVTADDLIAFCRDRIAHFKAPKIVEFVDALPRTATGKIQKYVLRTSTTAGKT